The region ATTTACCGAGTTCTTCATCCTGAAAGAGGAACTCTGGAACTGATAATTAATAATAAAGGAAAACCGGAAATTGCTAATTTCAGTTTATATCGTAATGCTAGTCCATCAAAAAATTCGTGGGAAAAAGTACAGGAATGGCTTGCCAATTCGCAGTGCGGAACATGTGAGCCAATATCTCTTCCTATTCTTACGTCTAACCACCTTATTTTGTGGGCATCAAGTGTTCCGAGATGGTCACCAACTCAATGTTGATAGGAGTCCCTCCTCAAAACTCCATCCGGCCACAAAAAAGGCACAACCGGATGCTGTACCGGGTGAGGAAGAGGAGTTCGGCG is a window of SAR324 cluster bacterium DNA encoding:
- a CDS encoding PcfJ domain-containing protein translates to MRVNEIKNEQHIASLIKIYGPEFPPSPLPGIETIVQIRSHSDLIAEGKEMQHCVAIYAELVYKRQCYIYRVLHPERGTLELIINNKGKPEIANFSLYRNASPSKNSWEKVQEWLANSQCGTCEPISLPILTSNHLILWASSVPRWSPTQC